A genomic region of Chryseobacterium sp. KACC 21268 contains the following coding sequences:
- a CDS encoding SDR family oxidoreductase has protein sequence MSKVIYITGGTKGIGFGIAEVLLKNGHKVAISGRKQDDVDKAVSDLKVISESIFGVSSDVRNFADEDNAVSKITDRFGSLDVVISNAGLGVFKPVDELSIEDWNAMQETNLTGCFYSLKASVEELKKSEGYYITIASLAGTNFFENGAGYNASKFGVVGFTQAAMIDLRKYNIKVSTIMPGSVATYFNGNVPSEKDEWKIQPEDMGNLVLDMLNMNPRVLPSKIEFRASQVKK, from the coding sequence ATGTCAAAAGTAATATACATCACAGGCGGAACCAAAGGAATCGGTTTCGGGATTGCAGAAGTTTTATTGAAAAACGGTCATAAAGTTGCCATCAGCGGACGTAAACAAGACGATGTGGATAAAGCTGTTTCAGACCTTAAAGTTATTTCAGAAAGTATCTTCGGCGTAAGTTCAGATGTGAGGAATTTTGCAGATGAAGATAATGCGGTTTCCAAGATCACCGATAGATTCGGAAGTCTTGATGTTGTGATTTCCAATGCAGGTTTAGGCGTTTTCAAACCGGTCGACGAATTGAGTATCGAAGATTGGAACGCGATGCAGGAAACCAATCTGACTGGCTGTTTTTATTCATTAAAAGCTTCGGTTGAGGAACTGAAAAAATCCGAAGGTTATTACATTACAATCGCGAGTCTTGCCGGAACAAACTTTTTTGAAAATGGCGCCGGCTACAACGCTTCGAAGTTTGGAGTGGTAGGTTTCACGCAAGCAGCGATGATCGATCTTAGAAAATATAATATCAAAGTTTCGACGATAATGCCGGGTTCTGTTGCTACTTACTTCAACGGAAATGTTCCTTCAGAGAAAGATGAATGGAAAATTCAACCAGAAGATATGGGAAATCTTGTCCTCGATATGTTGAATATGAATCCAAGAGTTTTGCCTAGTAAAATAGAATTCAGAGCGAGCCAAGTCAAAAAATAA
- a CDS encoding electron transfer flavoprotein subunit beta/FixA family protein yields the protein MKILVCISSVPDTTSKINFTADKSAFDKNGIQWVINPLDEFALTKAIKLQESQGATVTVVNVGDAGTEAVIRKALAIGANDAIRVNTEAKDSFSVAKEIARVAQDGAYELVLMGKESIDYNGGAVPGMVAQLLNFPFVNAAVGFDVNGSEATAVREIEGGKETISVKLPAVVAGQKGLVDEKDLIIPNMRGIMSARTKALQVVEPSNTEVKVEAVSFDSVAPRAAVKLVSADNLDELVRLLHEEAKVI from the coding sequence ATGAAAATATTAGTTTGTATCAGTAGTGTTCCAGACACTACCAGTAAAATTAACTTTACGGCAGACAAATCTGCATTCGACAAAAACGGAATCCAGTGGGTGATCAATCCTTTGGATGAGTTTGCTTTAACAAAAGCTATAAAATTACAGGAATCCCAAGGCGCAACAGTGACCGTTGTGAATGTTGGCGATGCAGGAACAGAAGCAGTGATCAGGAAAGCTTTGGCAATCGGAGCAAATGATGCAATCAGAGTAAATACAGAAGCGAAGGACAGTTTCTCTGTGGCTAAAGAAATCGCTAGAGTTGCTCAGGACGGTGCTTATGAATTAGTATTGATGGGAAAAGAATCGATAGATTACAACGGTGGCGCAGTTCCAGGAATGGTAGCACAATTGCTAAATTTCCCATTTGTGAATGCAGCTGTTGGGTTTGATGTCAATGGTTCAGAAGCAACGGCTGTAAGAGAAATTGAAGGCGGAAAAGAAACGATCTCAGTGAAATTGCCAGCTGTTGTCGCAGGACAAAAAGGATTGGTAGATGAGAAAGATTTGATCATACCAAATATGAGAGGCATTATGTCTGCAAGAACAAAAGCACTTCAAGTGGTAGAGCCTTCTAATACAGAGGTAAAAGTTGAAGCGGTTTCTTTCGACAGCGTTGCACCAAGAGCAGCCGTAAAATTAGTTTCTGCAGATAACCTGGACGAACTGGTAAGATTACTTCACGAAGAAGCAAAAGTTATTTAA
- a CDS encoding electron transfer flavoprotein subunit alpha/FixB family protein, translated as MAVFVYAENINGIYKKAAFEAVSYAKAIATKTGDSVTAISINPTDSSDLLYKYGADKVINVKDAGLKNFSSKAYAQAVNEVFDGNVIVFPHTTDASSVAPMLAIQKNYSLITNAIDVPESTSPFQVKRRAFSGKGFMHAKADAAGVIVTVSQNAYGVKENAASGSEEVKELSIANEDTKVINHEQSSGKLDLKEAEVVVSAGRGMKGPENWGMIEDLANVLGAATACSKPVSDIGWRPHTEHVGQTGKAISPNLYVAVGISGAIQHLAGVNSSKTIVVINNDAEAPFFKSADYGVVGDAFQIIPALTEKIKALKGA; from the coding sequence ATGGCAGTATTCGTATACGCAGAAAATATAAACGGAATTTATAAAAAAGCAGCATTTGAAGCCGTTTCTTATGCAAAAGCAATCGCAACAAAAACTGGAGATTCAGTGACTGCGATTTCTATCAATCCTACAGATTCTTCAGATTTACTTTACAAATATGGCGCAGACAAAGTCATTAATGTAAAAGATGCAGGTCTGAAAAATTTCAGTTCCAAAGCTTATGCACAAGCAGTGAATGAGGTTTTCGACGGTAACGTGATCGTTTTTCCCCACACAACAGATGCCTCTTCAGTAGCGCCAATGTTGGCAATTCAGAAAAATTATTCTTTGATTACGAATGCGATCGACGTTCCAGAAAGCACTTCACCTTTTCAGGTTAAGAGAAGAGCATTCTCCGGAAAAGGTTTCATGCACGCAAAAGCTGATGCAGCGGGCGTTATCGTAACGGTTTCTCAAAATGCTTATGGTGTGAAAGAAAATGCAGCATCTGGTTCGGAAGAAGTGAAGGAATTGAGCATTGCCAACGAAGATACAAAAGTAATCAACCACGAGCAGTCTTCCGGAAAGCTCGATCTTAAGGAAGCAGAAGTTGTTGTTTCAGCTGGTAGAGGTATGAAAGGTCCTGAAAACTGGGGAATGATCGAAGACTTGGCAAACGTTTTGGGCGCGGCAACAGCTTGTTCTAAACCAGTTTCTGATATCGGATGGAGACCTCACACAGAGCACGTTGGACAGACTGGTAAAGCCATTTCTCCAAATCTTTATGTGGCGGTTGGTATTTCTGGGGCAATTCAGCATTTGGCTGGTGTCAACAGTTCCAAAACAATTGTTGTCATCAACAATGATGCGGAAGCACCTTTCTTCAAATCTGCAGATTACGGCGTAGTAGGCGATGCTTTCCAGATTATTCCTGCATTGACAGAGAAAATCAAAGCATTGAAAGGAGCATAA
- a CDS encoding bifunctional nuclease family protein, whose protein sequence is MDYKKLIIRGISYSQTQSGAYALLLEHEETSVKLPVVIGNFEAQSISLGLEKDINPPRPLTHDLFTQFVKNTNFKIESVIIYQIKDGVFFSNINFKNPLSDEELILDARTSDAVAMAVRFDAPIFTTSDVLNEAGILLELDETPKVGDEEIESDDVSDFNDLSGLTVEELNQLLADAVKEEDYDTALRLQEEIKRRNKKID, encoded by the coding sequence ATGGATTATAAAAAATTAATCATAAGAGGAATCTCATACAGCCAAACCCAATCGGGAGCTTATGCGCTGTTGCTGGAACATGAAGAAACATCAGTCAAACTGCCTGTTGTTATAGGGAATTTTGAAGCGCAATCCATTTCTTTAGGATTAGAAAAAGACATCAATCCACCTCGTCCTTTGACGCACGATCTGTTCACACAATTTGTGAAAAACACCAATTTTAAAATCGAATCCGTCATCATCTATCAAATAAAAGACGGTGTTTTCTTCTCGAATATAAATTTCAAGAATCCATTATCAGACGAGGAATTGATTTTGGACGCCAGAACTTCCGACGCCGTTGCAATGGCAGTTCGTTTTGACGCACCGATTTTCACGACTTCTGATGTTCTGAATGAAGCTGGAATTCTACTTGAACTTGACGAAACGCCGAAAGTGGGAGATGAGGAAATCGAATCCGATGATGTTTCGGATTTTAATGATCTATCGGGTCTCACTGTAGAAGAGCTGAACCAATTATTAGCTGATGCTGTAAAAGAAGAAGATTATGATACCGCGCTGAGATTGCAGGAAGAGATCAAAAGAAGAAACAAAAAAATCGACTAA